The DNA sequence ACCATGCCCGGCTGGCACACGTCCACGAGGTGCTGCACGGAGCCCTCCATCCCGACCGCTGACGGCACCACCCGCCTGGACCGGGCGCTGCTCGACCGCGACCTGGCCAGGTCGCGCAACCAGGCCCGGAGCATGATCATCTCCGGCCAGGTCAGCATCAACGGGCGACCGGCTCGCCGGGTCGCCGAGCCGGTCCGGGCGGAGGACCGGCTGGAGGTCAGCGATGACGACGCTTCGTCCCGCGGCTATGTGTCGCGGGCAGCCCTGAAGCTGCTGGGCGCACTGGACGACCTGGAGCTGAGGGTGTGCGGCCGGGCGCTCGACGCCGGAGCCTCGACCGGCGGATTCACCCAGGTGCTGCTGGAGCGGGGCTGCGACGAGGTCGTCGCCGTCGACGTCGGGCACGGTCAGCTGGACGACCGGATCAGGGGCGACTCTCGGGTCGTGGTCTGGGAGCGTACCAACCTGCGCGACCTGACGCTGCATCATGTCGACCATCGACAGGTGGACCTGGTGGTGGCCGACGTCTCGTTCATCTCCCTGACGTTGCTGGTACGTCCGCTCACCTCGGTGCTCTCACCCGCGGGGTCACTGCTGCTGATGGTCAAGCCACAGTTCGAGGTGGGCCGCGACCGGCTCGGCAAGGGTGGTGTGGTGCGCTCCGAGCAGCTCCACCGCGACGCCGTGGCTCAGGTGGTCGCCGCAGCCGAGGAGGTCGGCTGGCATCCGCAGGCGGTGGTCCGCAGCCGGCTGCCCGGCCCGGCCGGCAACGTCGAGTTCTTCGTGTTGTTCCGGCGTGCCGAGCCGCGATGTCGCGTCGACATCGGATCGGTCACCGGAGCCGCCTATGCTGTGGCAGGTGACCGGACAACCTGAGCAGACGCGGCCGGGGCGCTGCGTGGCCGTGCTGACCCACACCGGTCGGCCGGAGGCGGTGAAGGCAGCCGCCAGGCTGGTGTCCGGGCTGAGCGCCGCCGGGATCGAGTCGGCGATGCCGGCCGAGGATCTCGAGATCATGCAGAGCCAGATCGGCGACGCCCGGGTGGTGCCGCTGATGCCCAACGGCGTGGGCGGACACCACGTCGACGGGTGCGAGCTGGTGGTCGTACTCGGGGGAGACGGCACCATCCTGAGGGCGGCAGACTGGGTGATCGACACCGAGGTCGCGCTGCTGGGCGTCAACCTCGGCCATGTCGGGTTCCTGGCGGAGGCTGAGTCGTCGGAGATCGACAGCATCGTCGACCATGTGATCGACCGGTCGTACACGGTGGAGGAGCGCTTCACCATCGACGTCAACATCTGCGACGAGAACAACGACGTGGTCTGGTCGTCGTTCGCCGTCAACGAGGTCTCGATCGAGAAGGCCGCCCGCGAGCGGATGCTGGAGATCGTCGTCGACATCGACGGCCGACCGTTGTCCCGGTGGAGCTGCGACGGGGTGCTGGTGTCCACCCCGACCGGATCCACCGCCTACGCCTTCTCCGCCGGCGGGCCGGTGATCTGGCCCGATGTCGAGGCGTTGCTGCTCGTTCCGCTCAGTGCGCACGCCCTGTTCGCCCGGCCGCTGGTGCTCAGCCCGTACTCCCGGGTGCTGATCGAGTTGGTCGACTCGGCCCAGACCGAGGGTGTGGTCTGGTGCGACGGGCGCCGCTACACCACCCTGCGCGGAGGCATGGAGGTCGCTGTCACGCAGGGGGCCCGGCGACTGCGGTTGGCCCGGTTGTCCAGAGCACCATTCACTGACCGGCTGGTCAACAAGTTCGGCCTCCGGTCGGAGGGCTGGCGTGGTGCGGCCGAGCAGCGGCACGCGTCGGAGTGACCCGATGATCTCGGAGCTGCGGATTGCCGACCTCGGCGTGATCGACGACGCGATACTCACGCTGGATCCGGGGCTGACGGTCGTCACCGGGGAGACCGGTGCCGGCAAGACCATGATCGTGTCCGGCATCGGCCTGCTGCTGGGTGAACGGGCCGACCCTCGGTCCGTCCGCAGTGGAGCGGAGCGCGCCCGGGTCGAAGGGCTCTTCATGCTGACCGACCCGGTGCTGCAGGGGCGGATCGAGGACGCCGGCGGCCAGGTCGAGGACGGTGAGCTGCTGATCGCCAGGCAGATCACGGCCGCCGGCCGTTCCCGGGCCTGGGTCGGTGGCGCCCAGGTGCCCGCCGCCGTCTGCGCGGACATCGCCTCCGATCTGGTGACGGTGTACGGGCAGTCCGAGCAGATCGCGCTCGGCCGCGAGGAGAGGCAGCGCAGCATCCTGGACAGGTTCGTGGGAGCACCGCTGCTGTCGCTCCTGACCGAGTACCGCCAGCTCTACGTGGAGCGGCGTGCGCTGGTCGCCGAGCTGGAGCAGCTCCGTTCCGATGCGCAGACCAGGGCCCGCGAGGTCGACCTGATCCAGTTCGGGCTGGACGAGATCGAGCGCGTTGCGCCCCAGCCGGGCGAGGATGTGGCGCTGGCCGCCGAGGCCCACCGGCTGCAGTCGATGGACGACCTCCGCAACGCCGCCCAGCTGGCGATGATGGCACTGGCCGGTGACGACTCCGACGCCTCCGGTGCGACCGCCCTGGGGGCGCTCGGCTCGCTAGCCGTCGCGCGAAAGGCGGTCGAGGAGGCTGCCGAGCAGGATGTGCAGGCCGGTGAGCTGGCCACCCGGTCCGCCGAGCTGGGCTATCTGCTGGCCGATCTGACCAGTGACGTCGCGCGCTATCTGGAGACCCTGGAAGCCGAGCCCGGACGGCTCGAGCAGATCGCGGAACGACGCTCGGTGCTGGCCACGCTGACCCGCAAGTACGGCGACAGCTGCGATGAGGTGCTCGAGTGGGCTCGGACGTCGGCACAGCGGATGGCCGGGCTGGAGTCCAGCGACGCGCGCATCGTCGAGCTGCAGGACCGGGTGAAGCTGCTCGACGGTCAGCTCAACGAGCTGGCCGGGCGGATCACCGATCAGAGGGTCAAGGGGGCCGCCGACCTCGGGGAGGCGGTCAAGAGCGAGCTGTCGGCGTTGGCGATGCCGCACGCCCGGCTGCTGTTCGACATCACCCGGGCGGCCGAGCTGGGCCCGCATGGGGCTGATGTGATCGAGCTTCTGTTCAGTGCGAACCCGGGGTCCGAGCCACGCAGCCTGGCCAAGGTCGCCTCCGGCGGAGAGCTGTCGCGGGTCAGGCTGGCCCTCGAGGTGATCCTCGCCGGAGACTCCGTCGGCGGCACCTTCGTCTTCGACGAGGTCGACGCGGGCGTCGGCGGCAAGGTGGCGGTCGAGATCGGCAAGAGGCTCGCCACCCTGGCGCGCCGGGCCCAGGTCATCGTCGTCACCCACCTCGCGCAGGTCGCTGCCTTCGCCGACCGGCACTTCGTCGTGGTCAAGGCCGACGACGGCCAGGTCACCACCAGCGGCGTGGCCGAGGTGCAGGATGCCGACCGGGCCGAGGAGCTGGCCCGGATGATGGCCGGGCTGGAGACGACGTCCCACGCTCTGGCCCACGCGGAGGAACTGGTCCAGGTGGCCGAGAGCCACCGGCGGTCGACCCGATCCGAGAAGACCCCGAGCATGAAGCAGCAGACCGCGCAGCGGCTGACGACGACGACGCGGGCCTGACCCCAGAACACCCGTCGGGACAGGGCGGTGTGGGCTGTCGATGGCCCGCCCCAGCGAGGGCCC is a window from the Microlunatus panaciterrae genome containing:
- the recN gene encoding DNA repair protein RecN: MISELRIADLGVIDDAILTLDPGLTVVTGETGAGKTMIVSGIGLLLGERADPRSVRSGAERARVEGLFMLTDPVLQGRIEDAGGQVEDGELLIARQITAAGRSRAWVGGAQVPAAVCADIASDLVTVYGQSEQIALGREERQRSILDRFVGAPLLSLLTEYRQLYVERRALVAELEQLRSDAQTRAREVDLIQFGLDEIERVAPQPGEDVALAAEAHRLQSMDDLRNAAQLAMMALAGDDSDASGATALGALGSLAVARKAVEEAAEQDVQAGELATRSAELGYLLADLTSDVARYLETLEAEPGRLEQIAERRSVLATLTRKYGDSCDEVLEWARTSAQRMAGLESSDARIVELQDRVKLLDGQLNELAGRITDQRVKGAADLGEAVKSELSALAMPHARLLFDITRAAELGPHGADVIELLFSANPGSEPRSLAKVASGGELSRVRLALEVILAGDSVGGTFVFDEVDAGVGGKVAVEIGKRLATLARRAQVIVVTHLAQVAAFADRHFVVVKADDGQVTTSGVAEVQDADRAEELARMMAGLETTSHALAHAEELVQVAESHRRSTRSEKTPSMKQQTAQRLTTTTRA
- a CDS encoding TlyA family RNA methyltransferase, which translates into the protein MPGWHTSTRCCTEPSIPTADGTTRLDRALLDRDLARSRNQARSMIISGQVSINGRPARRVAEPVRAEDRLEVSDDDASSRGYVSRAALKLLGALDDLELRVCGRALDAGASTGGFTQVLLERGCDEVVAVDVGHGQLDDRIRGDSRVVVWERTNLRDLTLHHVDHRQVDLVVADVSFISLTLLVRPLTSVLSPAGSLLLMVKPQFEVGRDRLGKGGVVRSEQLHRDAVAQVVAAAEEVGWHPQAVVRSRLPGPAGNVEFFVLFRRAEPRCRVDIGSVTGAAYAVAGDRTT
- a CDS encoding NAD kinase, producing the protein MWQVTGQPEQTRPGRCVAVLTHTGRPEAVKAAARLVSGLSAAGIESAMPAEDLEIMQSQIGDARVVPLMPNGVGGHHVDGCELVVVLGGDGTILRAADWVIDTEVALLGVNLGHVGFLAEAESSEIDSIVDHVIDRSYTVEERFTIDVNICDENNDVVWSSFAVNEVSIEKAARERMLEIVVDIDGRPLSRWSCDGVLVSTPTGSTAYAFSAGGPVIWPDVEALLLVPLSAHALFARPLVLSPYSRVLIELVDSAQTEGVVWCDGRRYTTLRGGMEVAVTQGARRLRLARLSRAPFTDRLVNKFGLRSEGWRGAAEQRHASE